In Aythya fuligula isolate bAytFul2 chromosome 19, bAytFul2.pri, whole genome shotgun sequence, one genomic interval encodes:
- the PRRT1B gene encoding proline rich transmembrane protein 1B yields MEAAGAGVGVPQGAERGPRVVAVAVLGGGGPLEGEPPPYSPPDPRSAHLLCPPFAPPPSSAFQPCPQPGAPPPFIPFELRPGPASPASSQRPPKDYLVESVLVTVFCCLLTGVVALVYSHETRAALSRGDLAQAKAASKKAQSLVLFSLLFGLFASFSWVVYVLVALYL; encoded by the exons ATggaggcggccggggccggggtcGGGGTCCCTcagggagcggagcggggcccgcgggtggtggcggtggcggtgctCGGCGGTGGTGGTCCCCTGGAGGGGGAGCCGCCGCCCTACTCGCCGCCCGACCCCCGCAGCGCCCACCTGCTCTGCCCGCCCTTCGCCCCGCCGCCCTCCAGCGCCTTccagccctgcccgcagcccggcGCTCCCCCGCCCTTCATCCCC TTCGAGctgcgccccggccccgcttcGCCCGCTTCCAGCCAGCGGCCGCCCAAGGACTACCTGGTGGAGTCGGTGCTGGTGACCGtcttctgctgcctgctgactGGCGTCGTGGCGCTCGTCTACTCCCACGAG ACCCGCGCCGCGCTGAGCCGCGGGGACCTGGCCCAGGCCAAGGCGGCGTCCAAGAAGGCGCAGTCGCTGGTGCTCTTCAGCCTGCTCTTCGGCCTCTTCGCCTCCTTCAGCTGGGTCGTCTACGTCCTGGTGGCCCTCTACCTATGA